From a region of the Candidatus Zixiibacteriota bacterium genome:
- a CDS encoding AIPR family protein has protein sequence MKANQPMTFRFPVQDFKRLETPLDDRGFRDFLCTVDVQALPDLSEWGKSNLRDPKDRGKVPQMIRAALHEEELFVYLNRGIVIIADNVKFDNKSMEVSVTFTERDIHGLIDGGHTHLIIQKERGSLKKTEEDTGHQRQRSVKLEILKGFDLGQIKDIAGARNTSNQVKDESLLQLEGRFDALKKLLQYEPYADEIAFKEYETHANGTQKSIDIRDIISILYMFDVELFTGSRHPVNGYRSKMVCLKEFDQKTSPSTGSTQSIYERLYPLVPDFLRLHDEIHLNLPRLYNTARQEFGEDVTRGAFGKLTGVAMRNVQLPFSGRASKFRVPAGFVYPILGAFRALLEEKGGRFCWAKGCNPAKLLSGDMGLQMADAVGATARRDQNPSKTGKDLSLWQSCYQAAVIARQSIEIARLRKQK, from the coding sequence ATGAAAGCGAACCAGCCAATGACCTTCCGATTCCCCGTTCAAGATTTCAAACGCCTTGAGACGCCGCTGGATGATCGCGGATTTCGCGATTTCTTGTGCACTGTCGATGTGCAGGCTCTACCCGACTTAAGCGAGTGGGGTAAATCGAACCTGCGTGATCCGAAAGATCGCGGCAAGGTTCCTCAGATGATTAGGGCCGCCTTGCATGAGGAAGAGTTGTTTGTCTATTTGAACAGAGGCATTGTAATAATCGCGGATAACGTCAAGTTCGACAACAAATCGATGGAAGTTTCAGTAACGTTCACCGAGCGTGATATACACGGCCTGATTGATGGCGGGCACACGCATCTTATTATTCAGAAAGAGCGGGGGAGTCTTAAGAAAACCGAGGAGGACACGGGCCATCAGCGGCAGAGATCTGTCAAGCTAGAAATCCTCAAGGGATTCGACCTGGGTCAGATCAAGGATATCGCCGGAGCTAGGAATACTTCGAATCAGGTAAAGGATGAAAGCCTGCTGCAGCTTGAGGGCCGATTCGATGCGCTTAAAAAGCTATTGCAGTATGAACCATACGCCGACGAGATTGCCTTCAAGGAATACGAAACTCACGCCAATGGAACTCAGAAGTCCATCGACATTCGGGATATAATCTCAATCCTGTATATGTTCGATGTAGAACTGTTTACCGGCTCGCGTCATCCGGTGAATGGATACCGGTCCAAGATGGTCTGTCTCAAGGAGTTCGATCAGAAGACGTCTCCAAGCACTGGGTCAACCCAATCGATATATGAAAGGCTTTACCCTCTGGTGCCCGATTTTCTTCGACTTCACGATGAGATCCATCTGAACTTACCACGCTTATACAATACTGCTCGACAGGAATTTGGAGAGGATGTAACTAGGGGTGCCTTTGGTAAGCTCACCGGGGTAGCGATGCGCAACGTGCAATTGCCATTTTCAGGCCGAGCTTCCAAGTTTAGGGTTCCGGCCGGATTCGTTTATCCAATACTTGGTGCCTTTAGGGCACTGCTGGAGGAAAAAGGAGGACGTTTCTGCTGGGCGAAAGGGTGCAATCCCGCCAAACTGCTTTCGGGCGATATGGGGCTTCAGATGGCGGATGCCGTTGGCGCTACCGCACGCCGCGACCAGAACCCAAGTAAGACAGGTAAGGATCTGTCTCTTTGGCAAAGTTGCTATCAGGCTGCAGTAATAGCAAGGCAGAGCATTGAGATAGCTCGATTACGGAAGCAAAAGTAG
- a CDS encoding M3 family oligoendopeptidase: MPDTKIPPAPKWDLETIIPGGSKSPQFKKHRDKVEASLKSAAANLEALPEKIDDASLSQWVDFVLQYQAILADIELVLALSGCLTSQDVKDDVAAAIEGKGDEYLSEWEKLNAGLEARTLKISDDQWDLLIQAPALDKLAFPLNEMREIAKSKMPLEQESLALELAVNGYHAWNRLYDKMAGDLRADFEEDGETKSLSMGQLATKMSSPDRDVRKRAFEAMYSAWGTRADLAAMALNAQGGFRLSLYSNRKWDSVLHEPLTMARLKESTLDAMWSVVADEAHKLKPYVEAKKKLLGIDKFSWYDQFAPCGKSDAAIPFDEAGKFIVDNFRTFSTNLADFAEMALEKHWVEAEDRGGKRGGGFCTGFGPIKQSRIFMTYAGTFENLLTLAHELGHAFHQWVLKERPYLSQQYPMPLAETASIFAETLVVDAALKQATDPQEKLMLLDQRLQAAYGMFTDLHCRYIFDRSFYAERGKGIVQKDRLCEMMVEAQKKAYGELLDESGHHPLFWCSKLHFYLTGQPFYHFPYVFGYLFSGGVYDRACKEGSVFTDKYRSLLVDTGSMMTEDLAQKHLGVDLSTRSFWEDAVARSLADVDEFVKLAQG, translated from the coding sequence ATGCCTGACACAAAAATCCCCCCCGCACCAAAATGGGACCTCGAAACGATAATACCCGGCGGAAGCAAATCGCCCCAGTTCAAAAAACATCGCGATAAAGTCGAAGCATCCCTCAAGTCAGCCGCCGCCAATCTCGAAGCGCTGCCCGAAAAGATTGACGATGCCTCGCTGAGCCAGTGGGTTGATTTTGTTCTCCAGTATCAAGCGATCCTGGCAGACATCGAACTTGTGCTGGCGCTTAGCGGATGTCTGACGTCGCAGGATGTCAAGGACGACGTGGCCGCCGCCATTGAAGGCAAAGGTGACGAGTACCTGTCCGAGTGGGAAAAACTCAATGCCGGTCTCGAAGCGCGTACGCTCAAGATATCCGATGATCAGTGGGACTTGCTGATCCAAGCTCCCGCTCTCGACAAGTTAGCTTTTCCGCTGAATGAGATGCGCGAGATTGCCAAGAGCAAAATGCCGCTTGAGCAGGAATCGCTCGCCCTCGAACTGGCCGTCAACGGCTACCACGCCTGGAACCGTTTGTATGACAAGATGGCCGGTGATCTTCGCGCTGATTTTGAAGAGGACGGGGAAACAAAATCACTTTCGATGGGGCAGCTGGCTACCAAGATGTCCAGCCCTGACCGTGATGTGCGCAAGCGCGCTTTTGAGGCGATGTATTCAGCATGGGGAACACGCGCCGATCTGGCCGCAATGGCTCTCAACGCGCAGGGAGGATTCCGCCTGTCGTTATACAGCAATCGCAAATGGGATTCGGTGCTGCACGAGCCGTTGACAATGGCCCGCTTGAAGGAGTCGACCCTTGACGCCATGTGGAGTGTTGTCGCCGATGAAGCCCACAAACTCAAACCTTATGTTGAAGCGAAGAAAAAACTGCTCGGTATCGACAAGTTCAGTTGGTACGATCAGTTTGCTCCCTGCGGCAAATCCGACGCGGCTATTCCGTTTGACGAAGCCGGAAAGTTCATTGTCGATAATTTCCGTACGTTCTCGACCAATCTGGCCGATTTCGCGGAGATGGCGCTGGAGAAACACTGGGTGGAGGCTGAAGATCGTGGCGGCAAGCGCGGTGGTGGATTCTGCACCGGATTTGGACCAATCAAGCAGTCGCGAATATTCATGACCTATGCCGGGACCTTTGAGAACCTGCTGACCCTGGCCCATGAACTCGGTCACGCGTTTCATCAGTGGGTCCTGAAGGAACGGCCCTACCTCTCGCAACAGTACCCGATGCCTCTGGCCGAGACAGCTTCGATTTTTGCCGAAACGCTTGTAGTCGATGCCGCCCTGAAACAGGCTACGGACCCGCAGGAAAAACTTATGCTGCTCGATCAAAGGTTGCAAGCAGCTTATGGGATGTTTACCGACCTGCACTGCCGGTATATATTTGACCGCTCCTTCTACGCCGAACGGGGAAAAGGAATTGTTCAGAAAGACCGGCTCTGCGAAATGATGGTTGAGGCACAGAAAAAGGCGTACGGCGAACTGCTTGACGAATCCGGGCACCATCCGTTGTTCTGGTGTTCTAAGTTGCATTTCTATCTGACCGGCCAACCATTCTATCATTTCCCGTATGTGTTCGGCTATCTTTTCTCGGGTGGGGTGTATGATCGGGCTTGCAAGGAAGGGTCGGTCTTTACTGACAAGTACCGCTCGTTGCTGGTTGATACGGGTAGTATGATGACTGAGGATCTGGCACAGAAACATCTGGGGGTTGACCTGTCGACAAGAAGTTTCTGGGAAGATGCTGTTGCTCGTTCCCTGGCCGATGTTGATGAGTTTGTCAAGTTGGCCCAGGGGTAG
- a CDS encoding thrombospondin type 3 repeat-containing protein produces MKRTAVVVVLTLMVLLSMATTAMATEYYFKFKIDSREELQKLTRVISIDNVRDGEVWAYANDREMAEFERLGYDWTELPHPGTLYKVESSSNLKDLRAWDVYPTFSGYQAMMAQFEIDHPSLCEIVDIGNSVNGRPILFARISDNVSVEENEPEVMYTSSMHGDETTGAVLMLRMIDSLLSAYGTDSEITAMVDHMEIWINPFANPDGSYGSGDPNVLSNPTRYNSNSVDLNRNYPDPEDGPHPDGNSWQTETVHFMNFASAHTLVISANHHGGAEVINYPWDTWSTRHADDAWWIDISRMYADSAQHYSPSGYMTYQNNGITNGYDWYSIAGGRQDYMNYWHHCREVTLELSGVKFLPASQLPSLWVYNRQSLFDWLRQANFGIKGVITDASTSLPLFAMVTVLGHDIDSSQIYTDPDVGDYHRMIEAGTWNLVFASPGYYPDTVFGITTVDRTVQTVDVQLQPLSNEPVLVFVGHNAGSVDPGDAVSMKVTLENNGAGDGIGVAGTLSCSDGYITITQNTTTYPTITALGGTGTSITAYQFDIDPTTPMDYSVQFVEHLTANGGYSDSIMFSLTIGKVIEDFESGDFTMYPWQMTGNEDWQLVGSDVYEGVYSSRSGSITHNQTSSMSVTLDNLDAGNISFQYKVSSESNYDYLRFYVDDQQKGQWAGEVDWTEATFAVTSGSHAFRWTYYKDGLISSGSDCGWVDYIVFPDLDSDIDDDGVVNNDDNCPMTHNPTQEDADSDDVGDVCDNCPDVPNPDQADANGNNVGDVCEYICGDIDGDGGGPVISDLTYLVAYLFTGGPVPPVMEAASIDGEPGVVVGDLTYLVAYLFTGGPDPICE; encoded by the coding sequence ATGAAGAGAACTGCGGTAGTAGTCGTATTGACGTTGATGGTTTTGCTATCCATGGCGACCACAGCAATGGCAACCGAGTATTACTTTAAGTTCAAAATCGACTCACGCGAAGAATTGCAGAAACTCACCCGAGTTATTTCGATTGATAATGTCCGCGACGGTGAAGTCTGGGCCTATGCCAATGACCGCGAGATGGCTGAGTTTGAACGCCTGGGTTATGACTGGACCGAGTTGCCCCACCCCGGCACTCTCTACAAAGTGGAATCTTCGTCAAACCTCAAGGATCTTCGCGCCTGGGATGTTTACCCAACTTTCAGTGGCTATCAAGCTATGATGGCTCAGTTCGAGATCGACCATCCCAGTCTGTGTGAGATTGTTGACATTGGCAATAGTGTTAACGGTCGCCCTATCCTGTTTGCTCGCATATCCGATAATGTCAGCGTTGAAGAAAACGAACCGGAAGTCATGTATACCTCAAGCATGCACGGCGACGAAACAACCGGCGCGGTACTTATGCTGCGGATGATTGATTCCCTGCTGAGTGCCTACGGTACCGATTCTGAAATCACCGCGATGGTGGACCATATGGAAATATGGATCAACCCGTTTGCCAATCCCGACGGCAGCTATGGTAGCGGAGATCCGAATGTCCTCTCCAATCCCACTCGCTATAACTCCAACAGTGTTGACCTTAACCGTAATTATCCCGACCCCGAAGATGGGCCACACCCCGATGGCAATTCCTGGCAAACGGAAACAGTTCATTTTATGAACTTTGCCTCTGCTCACACCTTAGTCATCTCAGCCAATCATCATGGCGGTGCGGAAGTAATTAACTATCCCTGGGATACATGGTCTACGCGCCACGCCGATGATGCCTGGTGGATTGATATTTCCCGCATGTACGCTGACTCAGCTCAGCATTACAGCCCTTCGGGGTATATGACCTATCAGAACAACGGAATCACCAACGGCTACGACTGGTATTCCATCGCCGGTGGCCGCCAGGACTATATGAACTACTGGCATCATTGTCGGGAAGTCACACTTGAATTGTCGGGTGTGAAATTCCTCCCGGCGAGCCAGCTACCTTCCCTCTGGGTATACAACCGCCAGTCGCTTTTTGACTGGTTGCGCCAGGCCAATTTCGGTATCAAGGGTGTCATCACCGATGCCAGTACATCCCTGCCACTTTTTGCAATGGTAACAGTTCTGGGGCACGATATCGACAGTTCTCAAATCTACACCGATCCCGATGTGGGCGACTACCATCGCATGATTGAGGCCGGTACCTGGAACCTTGTGTTTGCTTCTCCCGGTTACTACCCAGACACAGTTTTTGGAATCACGACGGTAGATCGTACGGTCCAGACCGTCGATGTTCAGTTGCAGCCGCTCTCCAATGAGCCGGTTCTGGTCTTTGTCGGACATAATGCTGGTTCTGTCGATCCCGGCGATGCCGTATCTATGAAAGTGACTCTTGAGAACAATGGCGCCGGTGATGGTATTGGGGTAGCTGGGACGCTAAGTTGTTCGGATGGCTACATTACTATCACACAGAACACGACGACCTATCCGACCATCACTGCTCTGGGCGGCACGGGCACATCTATCACGGCCTACCAGTTCGATATCGACCCGACTACACCTATGGATTATTCTGTGCAATTTGTCGAGCACCTCACTGCCAACGGCGGCTACTCGGATAGCATTATGTTCTCGCTTACGATTGGAAAAGTAATTGAAGATTTCGAGTCCGGCGATTTCACGATGTATCCATGGCAGATGACCGGCAATGAGGACTGGCAACTCGTTGGCAGTGATGTCTACGAAGGCGTCTACAGCTCGCGATCAGGGAGTATCACCCATAACCAGACATCAAGTATGTCGGTAACTCTCGACAACCTAGATGCTGGTAATATATCGTTTCAGTACAAAGTCTCCTCGGAATCGAATTATGATTACCTGCGTTTCTACGTTGATGATCAGCAGAAGGGTCAGTGGGCAGGTGAGGTCGATTGGACCGAAGCTACCTTCGCAGTAACTTCCGGCTCACATGCCTTCAGATGGACTTATTACAAAGATGGTTTAATTTCCAGTGGCAGTGATTGCGGCTGGGTGGACTACATTGTGTTCCCCGACTTAGATAGCGACATTGATGACGATGGCGTTGTCAACAACGACGACAACTGTCCGATGACGCACAATCCCACCCAGGAGGATGCGGACTCGGACGATGTCGGCGACGTATGTGATAACTGTCCCGACGTACCCAACCCCGATCAAGCTGACGCCAACGGCAACAATGTCGGTGATGTCTGCGAATACATCTGCGGAGATATAGACGGCGACGGCGGTGGGCCGGTCATATCAGACCTGACTTACTTGGTGGCCTATCTCTTCACGGGTGGTCCAGTTCCGCCGGTAATGGAAGCGGCGAGTATCGATGGCGAGCCGGGCGTTGTGGTCGGCGATCTTACTTACTTGGTTGCCTATCTATTTACCGGTGGTCCCGACCCGATTTGTGAGTAG
- the murQ gene encoding N-acetylmuramic acid 6-phosphate etherase yields MKDREKLVRELARLSTEQTNPDTTDIDRLSAQDIAHKINREDSKVAAIVKQAIPRISEAAEIFAATLKKGGRVFYVGAGTSGRLGVLDAAECPPTFGTDPKQIVGLISGGHETLVLSLEGAEDRIDEPVIELRARGLSQADFVIGLAASVRTPYTRAALEYAIEVGAGTAFIICNEPVNLPAGLDIVISLPVGPEVITGSTRMKSGTAQKMTLNMISTTAMVLLGKTFGNLMVDLQCRSEKLAARSRKILMDLLELDYEQADQLLISADGVVKTAIVMHKLSCSREEALRRLDDGDGFVSRVI; encoded by the coding sequence ATGAAAGATCGAGAGAAACTGGTCAGAGAACTGGCTCGGCTCTCAACTGAGCAGACCAATCCGGACACAACCGATATCGACCGCCTGAGCGCACAGGATATCGCTCACAAAATCAATCGGGAAGACAGCAAAGTTGCTGCAATTGTGAAGCAGGCGATTCCCCGGATTTCCGAAGCGGCTGAGATATTTGCCGCAACTCTGAAGAAGGGCGGACGAGTGTTCTATGTCGGGGCTGGCACATCCGGCCGTTTGGGCGTACTCGATGCCGCCGAGTGTCCGCCTACTTTTGGCACTGACCCCAAGCAGATTGTAGGGCTCATATCGGGCGGTCACGAAACTCTGGTGTTATCGCTGGAGGGAGCCGAAGACAGAATCGATGAGCCAGTGATTGAATTGAGGGCGCGAGGATTATCTCAGGCTGATTTTGTCATCGGTCTGGCTGCCTCGGTTCGCACGCCCTATACCAGGGCTGCCCTTGAGTATGCGATAGAAGTCGGTGCCGGAACGGCTTTCATAATCTGTAACGAACCGGTCAATCTTCCCGCTGGACTTGATATTGTCATTTCATTACCGGTAGGTCCGGAGGTGATTACCGGCTCAACCCGAATGAAATCCGGGACAGCTCAGAAAATGACACTCAATATGATTTCCACTACCGCAATGGTGTTGCTGGGCAAGACATTCGGTAACCTGATGGTTGATCTTCAGTGTCGCTCGGAGAAATTGGCCGCTCGCTCGCGTAAGATACTCATGGATTTGCTGGAGCTTGACTATGAGCAGGCGGACCAACTTCTCATTTCAGCCGACGGGGTAGTTAAGACGGCTATTGTGATGCACAAACTAAGCTGTTCTCGCGAAGAGGCTTTGCGGCGACTTGATGATGGGGATGGTTTTGTGTCTCGCGTAATCTGA
- a CDS encoding O-antigen ligase family protein gives MSQSISHPAGAGSFPCSISNRVVAVGALLVLSPLILYVIDIRPIIATGYLAGLAALVLLVNPRLSFVLFLVSISVKMPYLLDFIAIHPYDIAFALAALAFILNHLLRSGAEIRPTPLDTPFILLIMATWLSALFAYDMRESVVSSIRIVTVYLTFRFVFKYALEIGVRKLLLFFMIQTAVLSALAFIPFVLAGGSFRSFGPAGLALQYFAMTTLPMALAFLIWTRSPASRFGYGLICVVTGLGIFATQSRAPLLAVVVAVPILLFVAYRKARRENAQRAARAVKLVLIPIALLGVTVVVLGETLFGGILTRVTSLIASLQNPEGTVSTRLILWTSAIKGFLSSPIIGIGIGNMKIIHEVVPEVKLIPLWAYVKGMSAHNVLLHYLAETGLVGTSALMLLFWRGLRIGRTNLRLKLDQINAPVSVALFMAALVCFITMFYMRTWTWGQTGYILAILFGLNAAWSHQHRAR, from the coding sequence ATGTCGCAGTCGATTTCCCATCCAGCAGGGGCAGGGTCATTCCCCTGCTCGATATCAAACCGCGTTGTTGCGGTCGGGGCGTTGCTGGTTCTTTCTCCGCTGATCCTTTACGTGATCGACATCCGGCCAATCATTGCCACTGGCTACCTGGCGGGGCTGGCTGCCTTGGTACTGTTGGTAAACCCACGACTTTCATTCGTTCTATTCCTGGTTTCGATCTCTGTTAAAATGCCCTATCTTCTCGATTTCATTGCTATTCATCCCTATGACATCGCCTTCGCATTGGCCGCATTAGCATTCATTCTAAACCACCTCCTGCGCTCGGGAGCTGAGATTCGCCCTACGCCTCTGGATACACCATTCATATTGCTAATTATGGCTACCTGGTTGTCGGCCTTGTTCGCTTATGATATGCGTGAGTCAGTGGTGTCGTCGATACGGATTGTGACTGTGTATTTAACTTTCCGATTTGTATTCAAGTATGCCCTAGAAATCGGGGTTAGGAAGCTGTTACTGTTTTTTATGATCCAGACGGCCGTTCTGTCGGCCCTGGCCTTTATTCCCTTTGTCTTGGCCGGCGGTAGCTTCCGATCGTTCGGACCGGCTGGATTGGCGCTCCAGTATTTCGCTATGACCACCCTGCCGATGGCTTTAGCCTTCCTTATCTGGACCCGGTCACCAGCCTCCCGTTTCGGTTATGGATTGATCTGTGTAGTGACCGGTTTGGGCATATTCGCCACCCAGTCTCGAGCTCCGTTATTGGCTGTCGTGGTGGCGGTACCAATCTTGCTTTTCGTTGCTTATCGAAAGGCCAGACGGGAGAACGCTCAACGTGCCGCCCGAGCCGTCAAGCTGGTGTTGATTCCCATAGCTCTGCTAGGTGTAACTGTAGTCGTTCTAGGCGAGACACTGTTCGGAGGAATCCTCACGCGAGTGACCAGCCTGATTGCCTCGCTACAAAATCCTGAGGGCACGGTGTCAACCCGACTCATCCTGTGGACCTCTGCCATCAAAGGCTTCCTCAGTAGTCCGATTATTGGAATCGGGATTGGAAATATGAAGATCATTCACGAGGTGGTACCGGAGGTGAAACTAATCCCCCTTTGGGCATATGTGAAAGGAATGTCGGCTCACAACGTGTTGTTGCACTACTTGGCCGAAACCGGACTGGTTGGCACCAGCGCGTTGATGTTGCTATTCTGGAGAGGCCTGCGTATCGGACGAACAAACCTGAGGTTGAAACTTGATCAGATTAACGCCCCGGTATCGGTCGCGTTGTTCATGGCTGCCCTGGTCTGTTTCATCACGATGTTCTATATGCGGACCTGGACCTGGGGCCAGACCGGGTACATTCTGGCGATTCTCTTCGGCCTCAATGCCGCCTGGTCTCATCAACACCGAGCCCGCTAG
- a CDS encoding DUF5686 and carboxypeptidase regulatory-like domain-containing protein — protein MFDSDTKEPIPVVTIRVEGTGHAMASNDDGQFRLLLDPGQYCIKFSHVSHYSETVDIVVTDTAVAMDVSLRPAIIELKGTTVYNRAYDPAQEIIVRAIAHKEELLRKIRDYWFDAYTKLVVRKIESEDSTRVYLIVESQLAGYWEQPGRYKEIITARRQTANMTAEQNLISVGEIFNLNSNRLDFGRQQVVSPTADDALDYYNYYLLDTILLDGKPVFKLEIEPRGNTHPLLVGEILIADSTYDVVGVEVGFSNGFDAPYISDLTYRQTYAAFDDNLWMPIEVRFSGRFDIPGPIIPALAFDYVAALHRFTINEGIPDGIFDQYVLEVAETADDIDSVAWNEGQLVPLTAEETAGYAHIDSLENLPPSVKEIITKALIAPYFTLATQYNFVHFNRVDGAYLGLALPIEDLIPRVKLHLQSGYAFESEYWQHRYAADYMFWEQMQTLIGAEYHNQIRRRPLAGNPGYNPTIPALFQKIDPSDYYQEEGFEVYLQTRLLPKVNLKLEYHDVDQYSIGNATDYSLIWAKDKEHRPNPGILNGKLRSVSASLRWDSRPLMKIKGKESKGFALPLTIFEIGGESSWPKFIDSDFKFHRGYIRLRHIRTLPGLGLFRFSTYAGMSNRFLPPQRYFTMDFGDIDNKQLTDFKTQGTVNFAGDRVLSVYAAHDFGSILFRRLKLPLLKKTPFSLFVYGGSFWCDFQDESIILEGEHPVTAVRPYSEIGFGFGRLPPLFLRTFFTWQLSDYNTNDFSFKIGMAF, from the coding sequence GTGTTTGACTCCGACACGAAAGAGCCGATTCCGGTTGTAACAATACGCGTCGAAGGTACGGGTCATGCTATGGCCTCCAATGATGACGGACAGTTTCGGTTGCTGCTGGACCCGGGGCAGTATTGTATCAAATTCAGTCATGTATCTCATTACTCGGAGACTGTTGACATCGTTGTGACCGACACGGCTGTTGCTATGGACGTCAGCCTTCGTCCAGCGATTATCGAACTGAAGGGAACCACGGTTTACAATCGAGCCTATGATCCCGCACAGGAAATTATCGTTCGAGCTATCGCCCATAAGGAAGAGCTACTAAGGAAAATTCGCGATTACTGGTTTGATGCCTATACAAAATTAGTTGTACGCAAGATTGAGAGTGAGGACAGCACCAGGGTCTACCTAATAGTGGAATCGCAACTCGCGGGTTACTGGGAGCAGCCCGGTCGCTACAAGGAAATTATCACCGCCCGGAGGCAGACAGCCAACATGACTGCCGAGCAAAATCTCATCTCAGTAGGCGAGATATTCAACCTCAACAGTAATCGTCTGGACTTCGGGCGGCAACAAGTAGTGTCACCAACAGCCGATGACGCCCTGGACTATTACAATTACTACTTGCTGGACACCATCCTGTTGGACGGAAAACCAGTCTTTAAGCTCGAAATCGAGCCCCGGGGCAACACTCATCCCTTGCTTGTCGGAGAAATCCTTATTGCCGATTCCACCTACGATGTGGTGGGTGTTGAAGTCGGCTTCAGCAATGGTTTTGATGCTCCCTATATCAGCGATCTAACCTACCGTCAGACATATGCGGCTTTCGATGACAACCTGTGGATGCCGATTGAAGTCCGCTTCTCCGGTCGGTTTGATATACCGGGTCCGATCATCCCCGCTCTCGCTTTCGACTACGTGGCCGCGCTGCATCGTTTCACAATAAACGAGGGGATTCCTGATGGTATCTTCGACCAGTATGTGCTCGAAGTGGCAGAAACTGCGGATGATATAGACTCGGTCGCCTGGAATGAGGGTCAACTGGTGCCACTGACCGCCGAAGAAACAGCCGGCTATGCCCATATTGACTCACTCGAGAACCTTCCACCGTCGGTTAAGGAAATTATCACCAAGGCTCTGATTGCGCCTTACTTCACCTTAGCTACACAGTATAACTTCGTTCATTTCAACCGTGTGGATGGCGCTTATTTGGGTCTGGCACTGCCGATTGAAGATCTGATTCCCAGAGTGAAGCTGCATTTGCAAAGCGGGTACGCGTTCGAAAGCGAATACTGGCAGCATCGGTATGCGGCCGACTACATGTTCTGGGAACAAATGCAGACCTTGATTGGCGCAGAATATCATAACCAAATTCGGCGGCGACCCCTGGCGGGTAATCCCGGCTACAATCCAACCATACCAGCCCTGTTTCAGAAGATTGATCCGTCTGACTACTATCAGGAAGAAGGCTTTGAAGTCTATTTGCAGACCCGCCTGCTACCCAAAGTCAATCTGAAGTTAGAATATCACGATGTTGATCAATACTCGATCGGTAATGCCACCGACTACAGTCTCATCTGGGCTAAAGACAAGGAGCATCGACCCAACCCTGGCATTCTCAACGGCAAGCTCAGGTCGGTAAGTGCTTCGTTGCGTTGGGACAGTCGCCCCCTGATGAAGATCAAGGGGAAGGAGTCAAAAGGGTTCGCCCTGCCCCTGACGATATTCGAGATCGGCGGTGAATCCTCGTGGCCGAAATTCATCGACAGTGACTTTAAGTTTCACCGTGGCTATATCAGGCTGCGACATATAAGAACTCTGCCTGGGCTGGGTTTATTCCGGTTCTCAACTTACGCCGGAATGTCCAACCGGTTCTTGCCGCCACAGCGCTATTTCACTATGGATTTCGGAGACATTGACAATAAACAGTTGACCGATTTCAAGACCCAGGGAACAGTCAACTTCGCGGGTGATCGGGTACTTTCGGTCTATGCCGCTCACGACTTCGGCAGTATCTTGTTTCGGCGCCTGAAGCTGCCGTTGCTGAAGAAAACGCCATTCTCGCTTTTTGTCTATGGTGGTTCGTTCTGGTGCGATTTCCAGGATGAATCGATCATTTTGGAAGGTGAGCACCCTGTTACTGCAGTCAGACCGTACTCGGAAATCGGTTTTGGGTTCGGGCGCCTGCCACCGCTGTTTTTGCGAACGTTCTTTACGTGGCAGTTGTCGGACTACAATACCAACGACTTCTCTTTCAAGATTGGGATGGCGTTCTAG